One segment of Babesia bigemina genome assembly Bbig001, chromosome : II DNA contains the following:
- a CDS encoding dimethyladenosine transferase protein, putative: MASRRQKTQYRVEPYRICAVGPKGARQAASVAQPAAAMSQKAPAAGASDARHMSSGMVFNKKFGQHMLKNPGILDKIVLAAEIRSSDTVLEIGPGTGNLTVRLVPIARKVIAIDIDNRMVGEVKKRCVSMGYNNLEVIEGDALRTTLPKFDVCTANLPYQISSPFVFKLLSHRPLFRCAVLMFQKEFAERLLASTNEEKYGRLAINTRLFCTVTRVCKVAPGSFNPPPKVDSMIVKIVPREQPLVVDFVEWDGMIRVCFSRKRRTLRSLFKKQAVLSILEGNYKNWCTINRRAPEPVPFKDYCMQVLEDSGLSNRRSITVSIAEFLELMLKFNNAGIHFANVARPAGDKPDASSLAKAGGPQVPDFLFTDDHMELDD, encoded by the exons ATGGCGTCCAGGCGGCAGAAGACACAGTACAGGGTCGAGCCCTATCGCATCTGCGCCGTCG GGCCCAAGGGAGCGCGCCAGGCGGCCTCCGTGGCGCAGCCCGCGGCAGCCATGAGCCAGAAGGCGCCCGCCGCTGGCGCCTCCGACGCCCGCCACATGTCCAGCGGCATGGTATTCAACAAGAAGTTCGGCCAGCACATGTTGAAGAACCCCGGCATACTCGACAAGATCGTGCTCGCCGCGGAGATCAGGAGCTCTGACACCGTGCTGGAGATCGGTCCCG GTACCGGCAACCTGACGGTGCGCCTCGTGCCCATCGCCCGCAAGGTCATCGCAATCGACATTGACAACCGCATGGTCGGCGAGGTCAAGAAACGCTGCGTGTCGATGGGGTACAACAACCTCGAGGTCATAGAGGGCGACGCGCTCCgcaccacgctgcccaagTTCGACGTATGCACCGCCAACCTGCCCTACCAGATATCCAGCCCGTTCGTCTTCAAGCTGCTCTCGCACAGGCCGCTCTTCAGGTGCGCCGTGCTCATGTTCCAGAAGGAGTTCGCCGAGCGCCTGCTGGCCTCCACAAACGAGGAGAAGTACGGCCGACTGGCGATCAACACGCGCCTCTTCTGCACGGTCACGCGCGTCTGCAAGGTGGCGCCAG GCAGCTTCAACCCGCCGCCCAAGGTCGACAGCATGATCGTCAAGATCGTGCCCAGGGAGCAGCCGCTGGTG GTGGACTTCGTCGAGTGGGACGGCATGATCCGCGTCTGCTTCTCGCGCAAGCGACGCACGCTTCGCAGCCTCTTCAAGAAGCAGGCGGTGCTGTCCATACTCGAGGGCAACTACAAGAACTGGTGCACCATCAACCGCCGGGCGCCGGAGCCCGTGCCGTTCAAG GACTACTGCATGCAAGTGCTGGAGGACTCGGGGCTCTCCAACAGGCGCAGCATCACCGTCTCCATCGCGGAGTTCCTCGAGCTCATGCTCAAGTTCAACAACGCCGGCATACACTTCGCGAACGTCGCCAGGCCGGCGGGGGACAAGCCCGACGCCAGCTCGCTCGCCAAAG CGGGGGGCCCGCAGGTACCGGACTTCCTCTTCACCGACGACCACATGGAGCTCGACGACTGA